CATGGCCGCTTAAATATACACTAAGTATTGCAGTTGCCAAACCCTTTAGGGATTAAAAAATGTGTTCAACCTCTTTCTAAGGGGTTTGAAAAGCCACGCAAGTCAATCATCAAGTTTAACCTCAATACCGGCTACTCAATGATATCAACTGTTAAGTTGTCCATATAAACGGGTTCTTCAGAGGGGTTAAATATATATACTTTCACTCGGTCAACGGGTGTTTGTTGCGGAGGTATTTCAGCCTGAAAGTTCACCTTTTGCCAGACACAGATTTTGGACACTTCCTGCAACTTCAACTTGTTCCAGCTATAGCTTTTTTCATTTTCAAAAGAAATCAGCAACAGCGGTTCCCGATTTCGGTCTGTTTCTTTCTTTGTAATAAATACTTGTCCATTTACCTGCAAAACAGCTCCTGTTTTAAATGGCTGTATTTCGGTGAAAGGCAAATCCATTCCTTGTGAATATGGAGTTGTTGCATCAGCTTTAGTCGAATACTTGCCCTCAAAAGCATGGATGCTGTCTGTGTTTTCGGTTGATAACCTGCCCTCTTCTTCAAAACCTGTTTCAAAAATGCGCTTTGCAGGTCTTCCGGTTGAGTCAGTTGCTGAGTTATGCTGTCGTTTGATGAACAAGTAAGCAATCCGGGTATTTCCCCATGGATCGGGCGATTCAAAACTTCGGATTAGTTTAAACCGGTCGTCCTGCATGAGCCTGGGCAATGAAGTTCTTGCTTCCTTTGGAGAATACCAATCGTCCCAAATGACCAAACTTTTATCGGGTACCGGTTTGCCCTGAAACAGCCGGTCTGTATGTTCTTTTTGAGACGGGTCAAAAATATCGGCTTTCAGGGTCAGGCTGAGATAAGGTGCGTCAAAATAATACTTATACCCCTGGTATCGGGCTAAGACATAACCGGACAATTCTTTTTGTGCCAACTGTTCGCCCCGCTGCATAAAATGAGTTTGGTATTTTAACTTGCTCAAAGGAAACAATAACACCAACAAAATGGCAATAAACATAACTGCCTGAAGCAAAAGCGGCCATCGTCCAAAAACGCGCAATAATGCGTTAAGCCCTCTGAGACCGATAATTGCAGCCAAAGGCATAATGCAAAGCAATACCCGCAACAATCCAAAAGAAGCAAAGATGCCCAAATACCAAAACAAGGTATGCGCCACAATGATGGCGGCAAACCCTCCGTAAATGAGCCATAGTTCCTGGGCGGTGATGTTGATATATTGAAGGTGAATGACTGAAAAAAACAGCCAGAAAAGTCCATACAAAATTCCGATTCCGATTAAAATATAAATTGGTGTTCCTACTACTTCTTGTAACCCATTTACAAAATGCAGCAATTCTCCTGACCCATAGACCGGTTCGGTGGTGGAATAAGGTATTTTATTGAACACCCACAACAAATCTCCGAAGTAAAAATAGCCTAAAATACTATACACCAGGTGCCCTGTCATCAACAAAGGCAACATCCATCGCCAACGGGAAAATAAAAGGAAACTGCCCCAAACACAAAGTATTACCAAACCTTCGGAGCGCACAAATGGAAGAAAAGACACTAAAATTACGGCAACCAACATATTATGACGCACTGCGAGGTAAACCGATGCCATGAGCCAAACAGCAAACAGGGGTTCGGTCAGACCGGAAAGGGTCAGGTAAATTTGCATCGGTGCCAGCAACGACAGCAAGATGCCTGCCCATGCAAAGGGAATTGATAGCCTTCTTGCGGTGAGGTAAACCAACCAGGCAGATACCAGACTGAAAAACAGGTTCATGAGTTTGACCCCTACAAATCCGAATTGAGCAAAAGGAGCTGCCAGCATCACATATACCGGTTTGGCCCAATGGTTGAAAAAATTTTCAGGATGCCGGAAGGCGTAATGCGCAAACAAAAAATGGCTCACGCTATCTCCCTCATCACCGGTTCCGTTTGCAACAAAAGCAAGAACGGTCATTATCGCAGCATATACGATTAAAATCAAAAGAGGCAGGTAGGTTCTCAATTTTACAAATTCCATAGATCGCTAAAAATTACCGTTCGTCTAATCTCTCTGCAAACTGTATAAGCAGCTTACATAATTCTGAAAACCTGTCGAGCGGAAGTGTTTCAGGACGGTCAAAAACATCGTGATAGGCCTGAATTCCTCCCATGGTATAAATAAAAAAACAGGGAACCTTGCTTTTATAAAACCAGTAATGATCGCTGTTGGCAGCAGGTCCGCGGCTTTTTATCCGGGGCAGATACTCCTGCTGTTGGTTAAGTTGTTGCAGGAGGTTAAAAGCATCGGGGAAATCGGTGGCGTTGACCACCATAGCACCTTCACTTCCGGTGCCTACCAAATCGAGATTGACTAAAAACCGAATACCTGACATTGGAAACAAAGGGTGTTCGGTATAATACTTACTGCCAATCAATCCCAATTCTTCAGCACTGAAAGCGATAAATGCCACCGAAAAAGGGGGTGGATTTTGTGAGTAATGGCTCATCAGGCTTAACAACATAGCCACTCCCGAAGCATTGTCGTTAGCTCCCGGAATGTATTGATGGCTTCCCATCTGACCTAAATGATCATAGTGGGCAGTAAACACAAAAAAACTGTCGGGATATTGAGTTCCACGGATAAAGGCTGCTACGTTTTGGGTTTGGTATCCCGTTACATAAGTATTGTCAATATTGAAAGAGGCGGTTTTTAGTTTGCGGGGTATTTTTTTGCGCAAAACGGTAATTTCTGTCTGGTATTTGGGCTGCCCCGAAATGTGCCAGGTCAGTTTTTTGTCTTCGGCGGTGAGATATGCGGCAGCTTTAACCGCACTTTGTAAGACCCCCAGTTTGCCCTGAAGCTGTTTTGCATTTTTGGGTTTATAGTTCAGATATAAAACCCTTCCCTCGTAGGAGTTTTCGAGCAATTTGGTAAAATTTTTATCATCTAAGAGCCATTTTTCTTTAATCTGAACCACTTTATAAGTGCCGATAATGCCGGCAGATTCCGGATGAATGAGATAATCTATTCCCGGTGTGAGCATTTGCCGGTTTAGTAACAAGTTCATATTCCCCTTAAAAACATTGGCATCTATGTTAAAAAACTGGTAATAATCCTGTCCGAATGGCAAGGCATTCATCCGTTTAAATTCAGCGGCAATATAGGCTGCGGCTTTCCTGTCTCCATTGTTTGAATACCCTCTTCCCGACATATACGGCGAGCAAAGCGTATCTATTACCTGACGTGCGTAGCTAAGGTCTTGTGAAAAAACTGAAACAGAAAACAGCAGACAAACAACAACAGACAGGATTTTTCGCATAAACACCGGGGAAAAGTGGCTCATGCCGCAAAGGTCGCACAAATAATTATTAAGCTCTTAATTTTTTAAAGGCTGTAAATGCCATCACTCCTGTTCATGTCTTAAAGAATTCAACATGGGCATTAACTTATCATTAACCCAATGAAAGTTCGTCCAAATTATCTCTTAGGTATAAACAGATTAACTTGTGCGACCTGTACAATATTAAATAGAAAACCCGCTATATGTTTTTTGAAAGATATTGCAGAAGAGCGACATTTTAATACATCGCGCAAATAATTAAAGTTGAACTGTGGGCTTTCAATTTACCAATATTCAATTGCTTTTATTTTATACCGCTTCACGATCTAAAAGAACCCACCCCTAACTCCGAGGAGGGGAATTTAAAGATGTTTGTCAGTAATTGATGGTTCAAAACTAAATCAAAGTTGGTATTGGTACTAAAATAAAGCGCGTTTATAGAACCTCAGAAAGTGAAATTCAGAATCTTTTTTCCCTTTTTGACTTAGTCCTGTTTCATAAATAAAAAAATAAGTTTCAGGTAAAGGATTTAAAATCTGTTTCATCTTGAAAAATGGAATCAGAAACGACTGATTTCTTGTTTTAAAAAAAGAAAATGAAATAAGAAATGGAGCATTTCCACCTTCAATTTTTTGAAATGAAATAAGAAACGGTTCATTTCTTACTTTAATAGTTAGCATTGAAACAAGAAACAGTTCATTTCTTACTTTAACAATTAGCATGGAAACAAGAAACGGTTCATTTCTTACTTCATTCAATAAAAAAGAAACAAGAAATAGATTGTTTCTTTTTTCAAAAACTTTAAATGAAGTAAGAAACGGATTAAAACCAATTTCAAAAATGCCCGGAAAGTCAATTTTATTCCTTTTTAAGTCAGTTAAAATTGCCAAAATTGATTTTATTCTACCTGTTTCCTTTCATTATATTACCAAATTGTCATCATTACTTACTGAAATGCCTTTTACCAAAAGATTTTTCAATACTATTCTATGAATTTTCAATGTTTACCTTCTCTATTAACACTTTAAAAAGTGTAAAATATTGAATTAGCCCCATTACCCCATATTTTTCGCAAATTGGTTTATTTTATCATTCGCATCGAATATTCAGGCCGAAAAGGCAACTTCACAACCGGAAGCCCATTAGTTTGCCGGCAAAATTGAGTAGCTTCATCACAAAAAAAGGAGGGTTGACAGACTCTTGTATTTCACGGTGTTTAACCCAAAGCATAGAGAGGTAAATCAAAGATTTTGGGTTGTTAAAACCTGATATTTTTACATGCTGCACCAATCCGTGCAGTTCCCGCATCATTTCTTCAAATGAAAGTGCGGGAATATGGGTGTCTTTCATCTTTAGCCAATTGCCGGTCAAATTTTTAAAAGTATGGGGGGTGTTTGCCGGAATATCAACTTTTTCTCCTTGCCTCACAATTATTTTTTCCCCACCTAAAACAAATTCCGCTTCTCCTTCCAACACCTCGTAGGTTTCGTGTTGATTGGGATGAAAATGAAGCGGCGGTCCGGATTCATGAGGCCCTAATTCAGCTATCATTACCACAGGGTCTGTTTTTTTGTCCGAAGCAGACTGAACCACAATAGCTTTTGTTTTGAAAATTGGTTGAAAGTCTAAGGTATCCATTATGTAAATAGGTTTGATAGTCGTTGATTTGTGTAAAATTAAACTCAATTTAGTTCAAACCCAATATTTTTGACTTAAACACCTTTAAAAAAGAGAATGGTATAGCACATACAAGGCTTAAATAGCTTCTGCCCAGGCATGTTCATTTTTCAGGATAATCCGGGATATTATACCCTAATATAATGTCGCGTTTGGCAATCTGCATTTCATTTTCAAAACCAACTTTCACAATTCCGTTTCCGCCTCTTTTTTCAAGCCTGTTGCGAAAGTTTTCGGTCAGAAAAGCATCGTCATCAAACATGATGTCATCAATATAATACTCGTTGTCTATGTCCGGCTCTTTAACTAACAAGTGAATATGCGAGGGATTTTCGGTTTTTGGATAGGGTGTCGGTCGAATTGTGTAAAGCGCATACCGCCCCAATTCATCGGTTTTCATCCAGCCTCTTATATGTCCATGCTGTTTGGCTTGCTCGTCCAATCCTTCCATAGGTGAGTAAAATCCGTTGTTGTCCGTCTGCCAATAATAAATTATAACATTATCGGCGGGAGTTCGGCCGTCTTTCTTAAAAACCACTCCGCTGACTAACAACTTTTGTCCGGTTTCTTGCCAACCTGAACTCGTATCGGTCGAAGCAATATCTTCCGGCATTCCTATATTAATCAATTTGCAGTCTTCACATCTTCCGCCTACCTTTATTTTGGGTGTTGAGGCAGATTCCTGCTTTATCGGCATTTTTTCATTCGCCTGACCATTACAACTTAACAGAACATTGAATAACGAAGCAATTAATCCAATTTGAATAAGTGGTTTCATGTTTGCTATATTTTAAGATGGAGGATGTTAATAAGTTATTTGAAATCTGCTTTTATTACATAGCAAAACGCCCGAGCCGATACCATCAAAAAAGCAGCCCATCCTAAATCAATAATAACTCTGGTCCGAAATCCAAAAACAGCTTGTTTTACCCCAATAATCATTTTAAAAAACAAGATTTGGGATTTGTTGGGGCAGTTTTACTTTAAAATGCAATAAAATTTACACACACCCCCTTTTAAACACAAAAAAAATCTGTATTTTGCCTTGCTTTTTTAACGCGATTTCTGAAGGTACGAATATTGCCTCTCTGTTCATCTTAGAAGCATATTTAAGAAAATACAACTTGCGGAGTAAAATGAAGAGTCGTTAAAAAACTATGGTCTGTTTTGGAACACCAAAACTGTCTGTTAAAGGGTGGTTACAAATTGTTCCAAACATCAGGCAACGCAAAACGGGGAATTGTTTTTTTAATTAAAAACACAATAGAAGTTTTCTTATGTGGACAGGTAAACTATGATTTTTAACAGTGCAGATATTGCCATAAAACTTAAAATATACGTATGAAGCAATTCTACTTTTTACTACTGGTGTTCGTATCAATTTTTCACCAACCCCTTTCCATTCAGGCGCAGCCCTGTCCGGTAGGTTCCCCCGTTGTTACCAACGAAACCTGTGCCGGACTGAACAACGGAACGGTTACCATTCCCATCAATTCACCCGGAACTTACACTTATACATGGCTGCCTAATGTGAGCACCTCCAATGCTGCATCTAACCTTGCACCCGGAAACTATTCCGTAACGGTTACAAGCGGAAGCGGCGGCCCTTCCGGCACACCGGTCAACCTTTTTTCAAACAATTTTAACGGCAGTTTAGCAGCCTGGACTCTAAATACCGGAGGTGGCAGCAACCAATGGTTTGTTGACAATTACTATACCGGAGGCACCTGCTATTTTTCCGGATTTCCTATTGTCAGCGTGCCAAACGTTGCGGCACAACCCGCTGCGGTTACCGGTAATCCCTACAGCAATTACCTTCATATCCGTGCAACTACTTTGGGATTTTGCGACCCGCCATGGCCTCCGCTCAATGCCAATTATGACGGCGATGCACCAAGTACTCAATGCACCGAAATGGCTTTGCCCATCAGCACTACCGGATATGGAAATGTTACGCTTAGTTTTTATTGGTTAGGAGTTGGCAGTGGTGGCTCTTACGGCTATGTTCAATACAGCACGGGGGCAGGCTGGACTTCGGTTGGGGGCAATTTTAGCGGCTCTTCCAACTGGCAGTTGGCAAATTTAACAAATGCAGGTTTCGACAATCAAAGCAGCATTCGATATCGCTTTTGTTGGACTAACAATTCTACGGGCAGCGACCCGGCTTTCTCGGTGGATGAAGTCAATATTACAGGACAGACCCTCGTACCCGGTTGCACTTCGGTAGTATCGTTTACCGTTCAGCCCGGTATTTCGGTCAGCGGGGCTTTCACTACCCTGAACTCCACCTATTGTAGCGGTGCTCCTGATGTTATTCTGGTTCCCACTACACCCGGTGGAACTTTTAGCGGAAACGGAGTGTCCGGTAATATCTTTGCTCCCAGAGATGTAACTGTATTCGATACCCCCATCAGCATCACATATACTGTAACGCAAAGCGGCTGTACAGGAACCACCACACAAAACGTGATCGTGTATGAACAACCGGATGCTGCTTTTACCGAGCTGAACGAGACTTATCTGACAACAGATCCTCCGGTGATTTTGACCCCGGTTGTACCCGGAGGCACTTTTAGCGGACCCTGTATGGCCAGCAATGTATTTTTGCCCTCATTCGCCACGCCCGGCGTTCCCTGTGCCATTAACTATACCATTACTGTGAATGGCTGTACAAGTGTGAGTACCCAATCGGTTTTGGTCAACCCGCCCGGCGCTTCCGGCACTTTGTGCGAGTTGAAGGTGATATTACAAGGCCCTTATAACTCGCTGCTCAGCAACATGAGCACTACCCTTCGCAATACAAACAGATTGCCCCTTACTCAACCCTATAATTCTGCACCATGGAATTACACGGGGTCAGAAAATACACCAACTTATGATGCACAGCCCCCTACTGCCACCGATTGGGTGCTCATAGAAGCACGCTCTGCCGCCGATCCCACTCAACTATTAGACCGTCGTGCGGGTTTTGTTCTGAGCAACGGAGTTGTTGTCAGTACCGGAGGAACAAATGGCATCACTTTCGGCAGCATCACCGCAGGCAGTTATCATATTGTTGTGCGCCACCGAAACCATCTGCCCATTATGAGCTCCATTCCTGTCGTTCTGCCCAATAGTGGTAATCCTTATGATTTCACCCTTTCTGCTGCCAAAACCTTAGGCGAAGGTCAAACCGTTCAACTCAACCCGAATGTTTGGGGTATGCGCGCCGGCGATTTAAACGCAAACGGGGTCATTACGTTTACCGATTATAATTTGTATCAGAGCCAGATTTTATCGGGCATGACCATGAATGGTTATTTTAAACCCGACCTTTCACTTGATGGAAATGTAACCGTTGCAGATTTTAATTTGTATCAACCCAATGCCGCAACAATTGGTATTTCCATTGTTCGGTATTGATGTTTGATTACTGATGTAAGATTAAAAAAAAGTTGGTTTCACATGCAGCTATTCATATTTAACCCTTTTGGTTTTTTTTTGCAATCGGCAATCGGCAATCGGCAATCGGCAATCGGCAATCGGCAATTGACAATTGACAACGGCTATTCATATTTAACCCCTTCAGGGTTTTCTTGCTTTTCACTTTTAGTTTTTCACTTTTCACTTAACAACCCTCTTTTGAGTTTCGAAAACTTTAACCTCCACCCCCATATTTTAGAGGGGATTTCAGCAATGGGCTATACTGCCCCCACCCCTATTCAGGTGCAAGCCATCCCACCCATTTTGGAAGGTAAGGACCTGATTGCCTGTGCCCAAACCGGTACCGGAAAAACCGCCGCCTATTTGTTGCCGGTGATTCACCACCTCCTGACCCGGAAATTAGACCACAAACAAATCAGCACTCTGATTATCTCTCCCACCCGGGAGTTGGCCACTCAAATAGACCAACAGGTGGAAGGGTTTGCCTATTTTGCCGGAGTAAGTTCCTTTGCCGTATATGGCGGAGGAGATGGTGCTGATTTTGTCAGACAAAAACATGCCCTACAACAAGGAGCAGATATCATTGTCGCCACCCCCGGAAAACTCTTGTCGCATCTCAACTTGGGGTATGTGAAAATTGGTCAGTTACAGCATCTGATTTTGGACGAAGCAGATAAAATGCTCGACATGGGCTTTTACGACGACATCATGCGCATCATCGGCTTTTTGCCCAAAAACCGCCAAACTCTGATGTTTTCGGCCACGATGCCGTCAAAAATAAGAGAACTGACCGGCAGAATTATGCAAAAACCCGTTCAAATCAATATTGCTATTGCCAAACCCGCCGAAGGTATTTTGCAAGCTGCCTACCTTACTTACGATAACCAAAAACTCCCCCTCATTTTGTCGCTTCTGAAAGGTAAGCAACTGAAAAGCATTCTGGTTTTTGCCGGAAAAAAAGTAGAGGTAAAGGCAATAGCCACCGCACTGAAAAAGGCAGGGCTGAAGGCCGCCGACATTCAGTCGGACTTGCCGCAGGAAGAAAGGGAAGAAGTATTGAGAAATTTTAAAAACCGCAATCTTCAGGTGTTGGTGGCAACCGATGTGTTGTCGCGCGGGATTGATATAGAAGATATTGACCTCGTGATTAACTACGATGTGCCCCAAAATTCGGAAGACTATGTTCATAGAATTGGTCGGACGGCAAGGGGTGAAAACGGTTCGGGTGTTGCCCTCACCTTTATTAATGAAAGAGATCAGCGCAGGTTTTACAATATAGAAGAATTGATTGAAAAAGAAGTGCAGAAACTACCACTGCCCGAAGGGTTGGGCAGCAGTTTTGAATATAACCCCAAAGCCAAAAAAGTAATGGGCAGAGATCGGGAAACAGGCAACAAAACAAGTGGTCGTAATTCTGGAAAACGCCATAAGTTTGGCAGGAACAAAAACAACGGCACCGTAGCCAATGCAAATGAAGCCCAAAGCAAAAAACGTCCGGTCAATAAAAAACCACCCCAAAAAGAAGGATAATAGCCCAAAAATTGATCCGGCATGAATTACCTGTATCTCATCCCTGCACGGGGCGGCTCAAAAGGCATTCCTCACAAAAACATCAAACCATTGGCAGGAAAACCACTGATTGAATATACCCTTGAAGTTGCCCTGCAGTTAAGTGCCAAACAAAATATCTGCCTGTCCTCAGATGATGATGAAATCATCAATTTTACCGGTCAATTTGGACTGCAGGTGCCCTTTAAACGACCGGCCCATTTGGCTACCGATGAAGCCGGCACCTATCAGGTTATGCTACATGCCCTTGATTTTTATGAAAATACAGGTCAAACTTACGAAGCACTGATCTTGCTTCAACCCACTTCTCCTTTCCGTACCGCCGATCATGTCAGAGAAGCTATCGCCCTTTTTCACACAGGTTTAGACATGGTGGTATCGGTATGCGAAACCCGGAGCAACCCCTATTATGTATTGTTTGAAGAAGATCATAACGGCTACCTCGTTCATAGTAAAAAGGGCAACTTTACCCGCCGTCAGGATTGTCCCAGCGTTTACGAATTCAACGGAGCGGTATATATTATCAATACACGGTCTTTAAAAACGCATAGCAGTTCGGGCGATTTTACCAAAGTGGTGAAATACCTGATGCCTCCCGAAGCTTCATTAGACATTGATACCCCGTTAGACTGGGATTTTGCCGAGTTTTTGATGGGGCGTTCATCCACTTAATTTTTGACAAAATATAACTTACATTTGAATTTTAGCCATAAGCTAAAATGTAATGCTACATTGGAGTAAACAGGAGGAACGTGTTTCGGTATTCTTGAGACTTCTCATTTAAAGATGAATATACGCCTAATTGTAACTGGTAATTCTCGTCACTTTCTTCTTCGGGGAACTATGGGCGGGTGTTCGGGGGGAATGGGTTCGTAAGATTTGAGACCCCCATCGCCGGTTAAAATTTCCACATTGCATCCAAACTCATAGTAATATTGTGCTACTTTAATGATAGTAGCATCAGCTATAGAAATGCTTTGTTGTGCTAATTCAGGCCAATCATTGGCGAGTTCTAAAACATTTTCATCATTCCATAATTCTGCTTGTGCAGAAAAAGCAGCCCAAGGCTCTTCGTTATTCAAAGCACAAATCAATATATCGCATAATTTTTGTGCAGTTTTATACCTTAGATTACCACTTGTATGGCTGATATGATTACCTGTTTCTATGATGGTGGCTAATGGTAGCACCAAAGTAGATTGGCTGTTTATTTCTTCCTTTATTTTTTGGTCTACCCTATCAAAGTTCCAGTTATCTTTGGTTGTCCCACAGGTTTCATAGCCTGATACCTGTAGCCATACGCACAACATGCTTGTATCTAAAATGACAACTTTCCTCATAGCTAAATTTTAATACTGAGCACTTCTTCTAATATGCCCGATGTAGTTAAATTACCTACTGAGCCGCGTGACATTAGTTTTGGCAGTTGAACTATATCTTCCAGAAGTTTTATTTGGCTTGTACCGGTTTGTGAAATGCGATATACTATCGAAATAACCGGAATCATTTCTTTGCCTAATGCATCTAAAAAAGCAGGGTTATGTGTAGTACACAACACGTCAATGCTTCTTCTGTTTCCTTCCTCCTTTAAAAACTGCACCAACAACTTTGCCCGTGAGGGATGAAAACCATTGTCTATTTCTTCGATTACCAACAAACTATGTTGGGGCATGGTGAGCATAGCAGTCATAATAGCCAAAAACCGAAGTGTGCCGTCAGACATTCCACCGGCATCTACGATAAGTAGCTCATTTTCAAACCATTGCTCTTTACAATACAACATAGCATCTGTTTTTAGCAAACCGACCGGTTCTGCCCAAACATGGTTTATCTCTTTCTCGGGCAATCTTTTTAGATACTGCGTAAGCGTGTTTTCAATTTCTTGTTTTGTTCCATTGTTTAAAGCTGCAAGTACACCGGCTATATTGGAAGCATCTGACTGTAGTCG
This is a stretch of genomic DNA from Sphingobacteriales bacterium. It encodes these proteins:
- a CDS encoding cupin domain-containing protein — protein: MDTLDFQPIFKTKAIVVQSASDKKTDPVVMIAELGPHESGPPLHFHPNQHETYEVLEGEAEFVLGGEKIIVRQGEKVDIPANTPHTFKNLTGNWLKMKDTHIPALSFEEMMRELHGLVQHVKISGFNNPKSLIYLSMLWVKHREIQESVNPPFFVMKLLNFAGKLMGFRL
- a CDS encoding DEAD/DEAH box helicase, whose amino-acid sequence is MGYTAPTPIQVQAIPPILEGKDLIACAQTGTGKTAAYLLPVIHHLLTRKLDHKQISTLIISPTRELATQIDQQVEGFAYFAGVSSFAVYGGGDGADFVRQKHALQQGADIIVATPGKLLSHLNLGYVKIGQLQHLILDEADKMLDMGFYDDIMRIIGFLPKNRQTLMFSATMPSKIRELTGRIMQKPVQINIAIAKPAEGILQAAYLTYDNQKLPLILSLLKGKQLKSILVFAGKKVEVKAIATALKKAGLKAADIQSDLPQEEREEVLRNFKNRNLQVLVATDVLSRGIDIEDIDLVINYDVPQNSEDYVHRIGRTARGENGSGVALTFINERDQRRFYNIEELIEKEVQKLPLPEGLGSSFEYNPKAKKVMGRDRETGNKTSGRNSGKRHKFGRNKNNGTVANANEAQSKKRPVNKKPPQKEG
- a CDS encoding acylneuraminate cytidylyltransferase family protein; translation: MNYLYLIPARGGSKGIPHKNIKPLAGKPLIEYTLEVALQLSAKQNICLSSDDDEIINFTGQFGLQVPFKRPAHLATDEAGTYQVMLHALDFYENTGQTYEALILLQPTSPFRTADHVREAIALFHTGLDMVVSVCETRSNPYYVLFEEDHNGYLVHSKKGNFTRRQDCPSVYEFNGAVYIINTRSLKTHSSSGDFTKVVKYLMPPEASLDIDTPLDWDFAEFLMGRSST
- a CDS encoding M28 family peptidase — protein: MSHFSPVFMRKILSVVVCLLFSVSVFSQDLSYARQVIDTLCSPYMSGRGYSNNGDRKAAAYIAAEFKRMNALPFGQDYYQFFNIDANVFKGNMNLLLNRQMLTPGIDYLIHPESAGIIGTYKVVQIKEKWLLDDKNFTKLLENSYEGRVLYLNYKPKNAKQLQGKLGVLQSAVKAAAYLTAEDKKLTWHISGQPKYQTEITVLRKKIPRKLKTASFNIDNTYVTGYQTQNVAAFIRGTQYPDSFFVFTAHYDHLGQMGSHQYIPGANDNASGVAMLLSLMSHYSQNPPPFSVAFIAFSAEELGLIGSKYYTEHPLFPMSGIRFLVNLDLVGTGSEGAMVVNATDFPDAFNLLQQLNQQQEYLPRIKSRGPAANSDHYWFYKSKVPCFFIYTMGGIQAYHDVFDRPETLPLDRFSELCKLLIQFAERLDER
- a CDS encoding intradiol ring-cleavage dioxygenase; translated protein: MKPLIQIGLIASLFNVLLSCNGQANEKMPIKQESASTPKIKVGGRCEDCKLINIGMPEDIASTDTSSGWQETGQKLLVSGVVFKKDGRTPADNVIIYYWQTDNNGFYSPMEGLDEQAKQHGHIRGWMKTDELGRYALYTIRPTPYPKTENPSHIHLLVKEPDIDNEYYIDDIMFDDDAFLTENFRNRLEKRGGNGIVKVGFENEMQIAKRDIILGYNIPDYPEK